A region from the Acidiferrobacter sp. SPIII_3 genome encodes:
- a CDS encoding zeta toxin family protein, translating to MCPVLTVIAGPNGSGKSFLTAILRRQPWFSRTPFLNPDEIAARLGDPGKLEVILQAARDAEAQRECWLAEGRSFAFETVFSAPDKVAFLRRAQDAGYRIRMFFLSTGNPEINAARVARRVMAGGHDVPITKIISRYSKSHVQAAQVAPWVDRMYLFDNAVDGETPVLCAWSVVGQWQVRRNKTIPAWATSIVTHPSVSPQPTGVENRRGFGSPQAGPR from the coding sequence GTGTGCCCCGTCCTCACGGTGATTGCCGGGCCTAATGGCTCCGGTAAGTCGTTTTTGACCGCGATTCTCAGGCGCCAGCCTTGGTTCTCCCGCACGCCTTTTTTGAACCCTGATGAGATTGCCGCTCGCCTTGGGGATCCCGGTAAGCTGGAGGTCATCCTTCAGGCGGCACGTGACGCCGAGGCCCAGCGAGAGTGTTGGCTGGCCGAGGGTCGCAGTTTTGCCTTTGAGACCGTTTTTTCCGCTCCTGACAAGGTCGCATTCTTGCGGCGTGCGCAGGACGCCGGCTATCGCATTCGGATGTTTTTCTTGAGTACCGGCAATCCGGAAATCAACGCCGCTCGCGTGGCTCGTCGTGTTATGGCGGGCGGACACGATGTCCCTATCACGAAAATTATCAGTCGTTACAGTAAGTCTCATGTCCAGGCCGCGCAGGTCGCCCCCTGGGTAGACCGCATGTATCTCTTCGATAACGCCGTGGATGGCGAAACCCCCGTTTTATGTGCCTGGTCCGTCGTGGGACAGTGGCAAGTGCGACGAAACAAGACGATCCCTGCCTGGGCCACGTCGATCGTTACACACCCTTCCGTGTCCCCGCAGCCGACCGGAGTTGAGAATCGCCGGGGTTTCGGGTCCCCGCAGGCCGGACCGCGGTGA
- a CDS encoding peptidoglycan-binding protein, producing MNTSVRKGFLGATALLLGVTVAIPGVALAGMKVASHKPVAHKAAAHKVVGNAHVKAIQRALDKSGAHLKVDGFMGRETETALRVYQKKHGLKMTGTADEATLKQLKVK from the coding sequence ATGAATACATCCGTTCGCAAGGGCTTTCTTGGGGCCACGGCGCTGTTGCTGGGCGTTACCGTAGCAATCCCGGGCGTCGCTTTGGCGGGCATGAAGGTGGCGAGCCATAAGCCGGTGGCGCATAAAGCGGCAGCCCACAAGGTCGTGGGTAATGCGCATGTCAAGGCGATCCAGAGGGCCCTCGACAAGTCCGGCGCCCACCTCAAGGTCGACGGCTTTATGGGGCGGGAGACCGAGACGGCGCTGCGCGTCTATCAAAAGAAGCATGGCCTGAAGATGACGGGTACCGCTGACGAGGCGACCCTGAAGCAGCTCAAGGTCAAGTAA
- a CDS encoding DHA2 family efflux MFS transporter permease subunit encodes MVAITFAVMASIIMNVLDTTIVNVALPHMQGGLRANVDQVSWILTSYMLAMVVVTPMTGLLVERFGQRRLMLGSVAGFVFTSAMAGQSHSIVEMVIWRFLQGLLGASMVPVGQAILVASYPPERRGMAMATLGMGIMLGPVLGPILGGYLTDDASWRWCFYVNVPIGLTALFLLARYVPEGGQSPRPRPIDWQGFLAMATGLGCTQAVLSLGDQDDWFSSQTIRTLAVVAAASLILFVWRSLTVDRPIVNLRLLKNRALALGSMGIGLFGLALFGVMVILPFYLQEHMGYEAKTAGLVMAPQGVGAMISMGLAGRLLNRKVNPRAVALVGIALGTFGSYLTLFYNLHIDMSWVIWPGFIRGLGLGFISIPLFTIAFSSLTKQETAEGSGIFNLMRNLGGSVGIALVTTIISEYTQVAWNQMGGHITPYTPILTTVLHGRPVTAASAQTLAQTLGQHAAMRGTLDAFVFVFWGFIIMLPLVLLMGNPKAHRSVELVVES; translated from the coding sequence ATGGTCGCCATCACCTTCGCGGTCATGGCGAGCATCATCATGAACGTGCTCGACACGACGATCGTCAACGTCGCCCTGCCTCACATGCAGGGCGGTCTGCGCGCCAACGTCGACCAAGTGAGCTGGATCCTGACCAGCTACATGCTCGCCATGGTCGTGGTCACGCCCATGACCGGCCTGCTCGTCGAACGCTTCGGGCAGCGGCGCCTCATGCTCGGCAGTGTCGCGGGCTTCGTGTTCACGTCGGCCATGGCCGGTCAGTCCCACAGCATTGTGGAGATGGTGATCTGGCGCTTCCTGCAAGGGCTGCTCGGGGCGTCCATGGTGCCCGTGGGTCAGGCCATCCTGGTAGCGAGCTACCCGCCCGAGCGCCGCGGCATGGCCATGGCCACGCTCGGCATGGGCATCATGCTGGGGCCGGTCCTGGGCCCCATCCTCGGCGGCTATCTCACCGACGATGCCTCATGGCGCTGGTGTTTCTATGTCAATGTCCCGATCGGCCTCACGGCGCTTTTTCTGCTCGCCCGATATGTCCCGGAAGGCGGACAAAGCCCGCGTCCGCGGCCGATCGACTGGCAGGGCTTTTTGGCCATGGCCACGGGCCTCGGCTGCACCCAGGCGGTCTTGAGTCTCGGCGATCAGGACGACTGGTTCAGCTCGCAAACCATAAGGACACTGGCGGTGGTGGCCGCCGCCAGCCTCATTCTGTTCGTCTGGCGATCACTCACCGTCGATCGGCCGATCGTCAATCTGCGACTTCTGAAAAACCGCGCGCTTGCGCTCGGCAGCATGGGGATAGGTCTGTTTGGCCTGGCGTTGTTCGGCGTCATGGTGATCCTGCCGTTTTATCTCCAGGAGCACATGGGCTATGAGGCCAAGACCGCGGGGCTTGTCATGGCGCCCCAGGGCGTGGGGGCGATGATCTCCATGGGCCTCGCCGGCCGACTCCTGAACCGCAAGGTCAATCCGCGCGCGGTGGCGCTGGTCGGCATTGCGCTCGGGACCTTCGGCTCCTACCTGACCCTGTTCTACAACCTCCATATCGACATGAGCTGGGTAATCTGGCCGGGCTTCATTCGCGGGCTCGGGCTGGGCTTTATCTCCATCCCGCTATTCACCATCGCCTTCTCGAGCCTCACGAAACAGGAAACCGCGGAAGGCTCGGGGATATTCAATCTCATGCGCAACCTGGGGGGATCGGTGGGCATCGCGCTCGTCACCACGATCATAAGCGAGTACACGCAGGTGGCGTGGAACCAGATGGGCGGCCACATCACCCCCTATACGCCGATACTCACCACCGTGCTACATGGCCGTCCGGTCACCGCCGCCAGCGCGCAAACCTTGGCCCAGACACTGGGCCAGCACGCCGCCATGCGCGGCACGCTCGATGCCTTCGTGTTCGTCTTCTGGGGATTTATCATCATGCTCCCACTGGTGTTGCTCATGGGTAACCCCAAGGCACACCGTTCCGTGGAGCTCGTGGTGGAGTCCTAG
- a CDS encoding DUF4338 domain-containing protein has protein sequence MDDIRFCGQPLDEAQLALIVELARRYGRLSRHELALTVCELLDWRRPKGQLKSIECRALLEKLHDNGRICLPALKAGRPKGAATSTRMAWDPEPSLIDVPLEALRPVRLERVETCAQRDQWRSLVARHHYLGHRVPFGAHLRYLIKAAQENVLGCLQFSSPAWRMSARDRWIGWDDATRAARLQHTVSNSRFLVLPHVRVKNLASHVLALALRQVTTDWTAAYGVQPLLAETLVDPARFTGHCYRAAHWIDVGLTSGRGRQDRHHERHGACPKRVFLYPLVTDAREKLQKPSRPLA, from the coding sequence ATGGACGATATCCGCTTCTGCGGCCAACCGCTGGATGAGGCACAGCTTGCGCTCATCGTCGAGCTCGCCCGCCGCTATGGGCGCTTAAGCCGCCATGAGCTTGCGCTGACGGTATGCGAACTCCTGGATTGGCGCCGCCCCAAGGGCCAACTGAAATCCATCGAATGCCGGGCGCTACTCGAGAAGTTGCATGACAACGGCCGCATCTGCCTGCCGGCACTCAAGGCGGGCCGCCCCAAAGGCGCCGCTACGTCCACGCGCATGGCCTGGGACCCGGAACCGTCCCTCATCGATGTTCCGCTCGAAGCGCTCAGGCCCGTTCGTCTCGAGCGCGTGGAGACATGCGCCCAACGCGATCAGTGGCGAAGCCTGGTCGCGCGTCATCATTACCTCGGCCACCGCGTGCCCTTTGGCGCTCATCTGCGCTACCTGATCAAGGCCGCCCAGGAAAACGTGCTGGGCTGCCTCCAGTTCTCCTCGCCCGCCTGGCGCATGAGCGCGCGGGATCGGTGGATCGGGTGGGACGACGCCACCCGGGCCGCGCGCCTGCAGCACACCGTGTCAAACTCGCGCTTCCTGGTCCTGCCCCACGTGCGCGTCAAGAACCTGGCCTCCCATGTGCTGGCGCTTGCCCTGCGACAGGTCACCACCGATTGGACGGCCGCCTACGGCGTCCAGCCCCTGTTGGCCGAGACCCTCGTCGATCCCGCCCGCTTTACCGGACATTGCTATCGGGCCGCCCACTGGATCGACGTCGGTCTCACCTCCGGCCGCGGCCGCCAAGACCGCCACCATGAACGCCATGGCGCATGTCCCAAGCGCGTCTTCCTCTATCCCCTCGTAACCGACGCGCGCGAAAAACTCCAAAAGCCTTCAAGGCCCCTAGCGTAA